The following are from one region of the Rhizobacter sp. AJA081-3 genome:
- the cas6 gene encoding type I-MYXAN CRISPR-associated protein Cas6/Cmx6: MNTAAAARVDVAFPLQGHALPRDHRLALAQAVAAVLPWLADDPQAAVHPVKLVHGSGEPALLSARSRLMLRVARERAAELHALAGRTLRVAGHELTLGEPQLRELLPHTTLYAHFVDAGEADEAAFLDAVGAELQQLDVSCHRVCGREQEWRGPQRPLHGFSLMLHGLRAAAALRVLEQGLGAHRLLGCGVFVPHKSAAAVGD; this comes from the coding sequence ATGAACACCGCTGCAGCCGCACGCGTCGACGTGGCCTTCCCCCTGCAAGGCCACGCTCTGCCTCGCGACCACCGTCTCGCGCTCGCGCAGGCTGTCGCGGCGGTGCTGCCCTGGCTCGCCGACGACCCGCAGGCCGCGGTGCACCCGGTGAAGCTGGTGCACGGCAGCGGCGAGCCGGCGCTGCTGTCGGCCCGCTCGCGGCTGATGCTGCGCGTGGCGCGAGAGCGGGCCGCCGAGCTGCACGCACTGGCCGGCCGCACGCTGCGCGTGGCCGGTCACGAGCTCACACTCGGCGAACCGCAACTGCGCGAGCTGCTGCCGCACACCACGCTGTACGCGCATTTCGTCGACGCGGGCGAGGCCGACGAGGCTGCCTTCCTCGACGCCGTCGGCGCCGAGTTGCAGCAGCTCGACGTGAGCTGTCACCGCGTCTGCGGGCGCGAACAGGAATGGCGCGGCCCGCAGCGGCCGCTGCACGGCTTCAGCCTGATGTTGCACGGCCTGCGCGCCGCGGCGGCGCTGCGGGTGCTGGAGCAGGGCCTGGGGGCGCACCGGCTGCTGGGCTGCGGCGTGTTCGTGCCGCACAAGTCGGCCGCCGCCGTGGGCGATTGA
- a CDS encoding TusE/DsrC/DsvC family sulfur relay protein, with amino-acid sequence MSYTVNGAELETDGEGYLLEPDYSDEVVRVIAAAENITLTDEHWKVVNYLRDEYREHGHTPNFRNMLKGLGAVMPGCDSKALYDLFPTGPAKQGAKVAGLPQPLGKGGY; translated from the coding sequence ATGAGCTACACCGTGAACGGCGCCGAACTCGAGACCGACGGCGAGGGCTACCTGCTCGAACCCGACTACAGCGACGAGGTGGTGCGCGTGATCGCCGCCGCCGAGAACATCACGCTGACCGACGAGCACTGGAAGGTCGTCAACTACCTGCGCGACGAGTACCGCGAGCACGGCCACACGCCCAACTTCCGCAACATGCTCAAGGGCCTGGGCGCGGTGATGCCCGGCTGCGACAGCAAGGCGCTGTACGACCTGTTCCCCACCGGCCCGGCCAAGCAGGGCGCCAAGGTGGCCGGCCTGCCGCAGCCGCTGGGCAAGGGCGGGTACTGA
- a CDS encoding TauD/TfdA family dioxygenase produces the protein MNAMPAPITPRTGGVAGNPFDLDDDRAWRDWREAKLADLPRSAELLTVSLRDPLALTPAERTALLDRCARHNMVLYRSPATGEDKALTRELGRQLGLQRLDANWLADEDGISPITVREGAGPAAAFIPYTNRAIRWHTDGYYHPPQRAIRGMILHCVRPAASGGSNHLLDHELAYLMLRDADPAHVHALMADDAMTIPARTDEAGVARPAQSGPVFSVDALGQLHMRYTARTRSIEWKDDAATRAAVACLEALLASPSAPVLCVHLEPGMGLVSNNVLHDRDAFIDDPQRPRLLYRARYLDRVAEPD, from the coding sequence ATGAACGCCATGCCGGCCCCGATCACGCCACGCACCGGCGGCGTCGCGGGCAACCCGTTCGACCTCGACGACGACCGTGCCTGGCGCGACTGGCGCGAGGCCAAGCTGGCCGACCTGCCGCGCAGCGCCGAGTTGCTCACGGTGAGCCTGCGCGACCCGCTGGCGCTCACCCCGGCGGAGCGCACGGCGCTGCTCGATCGCTGCGCGCGCCACAACATGGTCCTCTATCGCAGCCCGGCCACGGGCGAAGACAAGGCGCTGACCCGCGAGCTCGGCCGCCAGCTCGGCCTGCAGCGGCTCGATGCCAACTGGCTGGCCGACGAGGACGGCATCTCGCCGATCACCGTGCGCGAGGGTGCCGGCCCGGCGGCGGCCTTCATCCCGTACACCAACCGCGCCATCAGGTGGCACACCGACGGCTACTACCACCCGCCGCAGCGCGCCATCCGCGGCATGATCCTGCACTGCGTGCGACCCGCCGCCAGCGGCGGCAGCAACCACCTGCTCGACCACGAGCTCGCCTACCTGATGCTGCGCGACGCCGACCCGGCCCATGTGCACGCACTGATGGCCGACGACGCGATGACCATCCCGGCGCGCACCGATGAAGCGGGCGTGGCCCGGCCGGCGCAGTCCGGCCCGGTGTTCAGCGTCGATGCGCTGGGCCAGCTGCACATGCGCTACACGGCGCGCACGCGCAGCATCGAGTGGAAGGACGACGCCGCCACGCGCGCGGCGGTGGCCTGCCTGGAGGCGCTGCTGGCCAGCCCGTCGGCGCCGGTGCTGTGCGTGCACCTGGAACCCGGCATGGGCCTGGTGTCGAACAACGTGCTGCACGACCGCGACGCCTTCATCGACGACCCGCAGCGCCCGCGCCTTCTCTATCGAGCGCGCTACCTCGATCGTGTCGCCGAGCCGGACTGA
- a CDS encoding 2Fe-2S iron-sulfur cluster-binding protein — MSRWLTVWRAAHLVGVPRGVLQQRVRNGELPLSDGMVSTDALLRLYPQAQLEDGGLLERVVQIKDEAFGRRVRERILPSQEVLAQRLFRQSQELANLRRHLQCYHALVLELRDAARAQSEAAPQDEGLRRLLAQASSGLARALATEPVDRLDVMDDMLKVMCAQVTVRPSGHQFSVEGHDTLLQAGLRAGLKLNYGCGNGTCGMCKVRVIDGEVARVQHTDYPLSEAEKAQGYTLMCAHTAASSELTLETLEAGGPRDIAPQQIVTTVRQVRELGADTRMLHLQTPRTHRLRFLAGQSVTLGLSGGNSGKDDTHLTLPVASCPCDDRNLLFLVAREADDSFSRQVFDGGLQPGASIDLWGPVGEFVLDSDERPLVFAACDLGFAPVKSLIEHALARDEAPSLSLFWLATRPDGHFLANQCRAWSSALDGFEHHLAYHSDVSAGARQLAQAMRADLFDIACDFYLAGPEAFVHRLHDELRAAGVAAGQIRTEVL, encoded by the coding sequence ATGTCCCGATGGCTCACCGTCTGGCGCGCCGCCCACCTCGTGGGCGTGCCCCGCGGCGTGCTGCAGCAGCGCGTGCGCAACGGCGAGCTGCCGCTGTCCGACGGCATGGTCTCCACCGATGCACTGCTGCGCCTGTACCCGCAGGCCCAGCTCGAGGACGGCGGCCTGCTCGAGCGTGTCGTTCAGATCAAGGACGAGGCCTTCGGCCGGCGCGTGCGCGAGCGCATCCTGCCCAGCCAGGAGGTGCTGGCGCAGCGGCTGTTCCGCCAGAGCCAGGAGCTGGCCAACCTGCGCCGCCACCTGCAGTGCTACCACGCGCTGGTGCTGGAGTTGCGCGACGCCGCGCGTGCGCAGTCCGAAGCGGCGCCGCAGGACGAGGGGCTGCGCCGCCTCCTCGCCCAGGCGAGCTCGGGCCTGGCCCGCGCGCTCGCCACCGAACCCGTCGACAGGCTGGACGTGATGGACGACATGCTCAAGGTGATGTGTGCCCAGGTGACGGTGCGCCCGAGCGGCCACCAGTTCAGCGTGGAGGGCCACGACACGCTGCTGCAGGCGGGGCTGCGCGCCGGCCTGAAGCTCAACTACGGCTGCGGCAACGGCACCTGCGGCATGTGCAAGGTGCGTGTCATCGACGGCGAGGTGGCGCGCGTGCAGCACACCGACTACCCGCTGTCCGAGGCCGAGAAGGCGCAGGGCTACACGCTGATGTGCGCCCACACGGCAGCCAGCAGCGAGCTGACGCTGGAGACGCTGGAGGCCGGTGGCCCGCGTGACATCGCGCCGCAGCAGATCGTCACCACCGTGCGCCAGGTGCGCGAACTGGGCGCCGACACGCGCATGCTGCACCTGCAGACGCCCCGCACGCACCGGCTGCGCTTCCTCGCCGGCCAGTCGGTGACGCTCGGCCTGAGCGGCGGCAACTCGGGCAAGGACGACACGCACCTCACGCTGCCGGTGGCGAGCTGCCCCTGCGACGACCGCAATCTGCTCTTCCTGGTCGCCCGCGAGGCCGACGATTCGTTCTCTCGCCAGGTGTTCGACGGCGGCCTGCAGCCCGGCGCATCGATCGACCTGTGGGGGCCGGTGGGCGAGTTCGTGCTGGACAGCGACGAGCGGCCGCTGGTGTTCGCAGCCTGCGACCTCGGCTTCGCGCCGGTGAAGAGCCTCATCGAGCATGCCCTGGCGCGCGACGAGGCGCCCTCGCTGTCGCTGTTCTGGCTGGCCACGCGGCCCGACGGCCACTTCCTGGCCAACCAGTGCCGTGCCTGGTCGTCGGCGCTGGACGGTTTCGAGCACCACCTCGCGTACCACAGCGACGTCTCCGCCGGCGCACGGCAGCTCGCGCAGGCGATGCGTGCCGACCTGTTCGACATCGCCTGCGACTTCTACCTCGCTGGGCCCGAAGCTTTCGTGCACAGGCTGCACGATGAACTGCGCGCCGCCGGCGTCGCGGCCGGGCAGATCCGCACGGAGGTGCTGTGA
- a CDS encoding S24 family peptidase produces MSGCDSGSESFALMVLGDSMVPEFNEGEIIVVEPDGATRDGSFVLAFVGEEWTFRQLRREGEGWRLQPLNPAYAATPLPDLAALRGVVIQKALPGRRRASKRYV; encoded by the coding sequence ATGAGCGGCTGCGACAGCGGCAGCGAGTCGTTCGCGCTGATGGTGCTGGGCGACAGCATGGTGCCGGAGTTCAACGAGGGCGAGATCATCGTCGTCGAGCCCGATGGCGCCACCCGCGACGGCTCCTTCGTGCTCGCCTTCGTCGGCGAGGAGTGGACCTTCCGCCAGCTGCGCCGCGAGGGCGAGGGCTGGCGACTGCAGCCGCTCAACCCCGCCTACGCCGCCACGCCGCTGCCCGACCTCGCCGCCTTGCGCGGCGTGGTCATCCAGAAGGCGCTGCCCGGGCGGCGCCGCGCCTCCAAGCGCTACGTGTGA
- a CDS encoding Sfum_1244 family protein, whose amino-acid sequence MKLQPLIEAVQTNCHIADARHAADLSLCTFLLQMREFYRWEKGLPLGAALSREAVGQWLARREAHWADLEDRDFVRLPVGEGSEFDAFDVAALNALLQPHGLVYGAGLVGPQRPVFFIAELDHLQTLDDGVTLQVCGREFARSLLAPPAALQGERIVLRRESMARWLWEKFEALGLKKLDGPFRAVSRAYGLEEDFHAALPRLLDEQSRTLVLHELGEHRAGRWLEPGWAAMRLALQDRRTELLVRAVRDHIADFTHTLPTLLAEGSAASIHFWFAGFDGLRRQLFPTLVDAYQAWCAGDAGRALQAHTGRGALHFTRLAEQVLALHAQHAAAAETHIEALLSSSQAVCRG is encoded by the coding sequence ATGAAGCTTCAGCCCCTCATCGAGGCGGTGCAGACCAACTGCCACATCGCCGATGCGCGCCACGCCGCCGACCTGAGCCTGTGCACCTTCCTGCTGCAGATGCGCGAGTTCTACCGCTGGGAGAAGGGCCTGCCGCTGGGTGCGGCGCTGTCGCGAGAGGCGGTGGGGCAGTGGCTGGCGCGTCGTGAGGCACACTGGGCCGACCTGGAAGACCGCGACTTCGTGCGCCTGCCCGTGGGCGAGGGCAGCGAATTCGATGCGTTCGACGTGGCGGCGCTGAACGCGCTGCTGCAGCCGCACGGCCTGGTCTACGGGGCGGGCCTGGTCGGGCCGCAGCGGCCGGTCTTCTTCATCGCCGAGCTCGACCACCTGCAGACCCTGGATGACGGTGTCACGCTGCAGGTGTGCGGCCGCGAGTTTGCCCGCAGCCTGCTGGCGCCGCCCGCGGCGCTGCAGGGCGAGCGCATCGTGTTGCGCCGCGAATCGATGGCGCGTTGGTTGTGGGAGAAGTTCGAAGCGCTGGGCCTGAAGAAGCTCGACGGGCCGTTCCGTGCCGTGTCGCGCGCCTACGGCCTCGAGGAGGATTTCCACGCCGCGCTGCCACGCCTGCTCGACGAGCAGAGCCGCACCCTGGTGCTGCACGAGCTCGGTGAGCACCGCGCCGGCCGCTGGCTGGAACCCGGCTGGGCGGCCATGCGCCTGGCGCTGCAGGATCGGCGCACCGAGTTGCTGGTGCGCGCCGTGCGCGACCACATCGCCGACTTCACGCACACCCTGCCCACGCTGCTGGCCGAGGGCTCGGCCGCGTCGATCCACTTCTGGTTCGCCGGCTTCGACGGATTGCGGCGCCAGCTGTTCCCCACGCTGGTCGATGCCTACCAGGCCTGGTGTGCGGGCGATGCGGGCAGGGCGTTGCAGGCCCACACCGGGCGCGGTGCGCTGCACTTCACGCGGCTGGCCGAGCAGGTGCTGGCCTTGCATGCGCAGCATGCGGCGGCCGCCGAAACGCACATCGAGGCGCTGCTCTCGTCGTCGCAGGCGGTCTGCCGCGGCTAG
- a CDS encoding DUF3365 domain-containing protein, with amino-acid sequence MKKLIIALLAPSALLALPALAAEEAWVAEARAVAGSVPPKLLSVLTEEIKQSGPEGAIAMCRDEAPRLARAASQETGWAVRRVSLRNRNPKAVPDAWEQAALLDFDRRAAAGEKPATLERAELVQEDGRAVYRYMRALPTQELCLGCHGTDDRLSPAVKARLAALYPDDKAVGYGLGQIRGAMTIKKPQ; translated from the coding sequence ATGAAGAAACTGATCATCGCCCTGCTGGCACCTTCCGCATTGCTCGCGCTGCCGGCGCTGGCCGCAGAAGAGGCCTGGGTCGCCGAAGCGCGGGCCGTGGCCGGCTCGGTGCCGCCCAAGCTGCTGTCGGTGCTGACCGAGGAGATCAAGCAGTCGGGCCCCGAAGGCGCGATCGCCATGTGCCGCGACGAGGCCCCCAGGCTGGCTCGCGCGGCCTCGCAGGAGACCGGCTGGGCGGTACGCCGCGTGAGCCTGCGCAACCGCAACCCGAAGGCCGTGCCCGACGCCTGGGAGCAGGCCGCGCTGCTGGATTTCGACCGCCGGGCCGCGGCCGGCGAGAAGCCGGCCACGTTGGAGCGGGCCGAACTGGTGCAGGAAGACGGCCGCGCGGTGTACCGCTACATGCGCGCACTGCCCACGCAGGAGCTCTGCCTGGGCTGCCACGGCACGGACGACCGGCTCAGCCCCGCCGTGAAGGCGCGGCTGGCCGCGCTCTACCCCGACGACAAGGCGGTGGGCTACGGACTCGGCCAGATCCGCGGCGCGATGACGATCAAGAAGCCGCAGTGA
- a CDS encoding YeeE/YedE family protein, whose translation MELATQPATVVIWGGFALAFIFGAVANRANFCTMGAVSDVVNMGHWGRMRMWLLAIAVAIVGANLLGHAGLIDLSKSIYQRPTLNWLSLLLGGAVFGVGMSLAGGCANKNLIRVGGGSVRSLVVLTFLAISAYMTLKGLFGQWRASWLDPVSLDLARFGLKDQSLASMLANASGLAPKTALLAVMAAVAVPLLLFVFMDRRFRANPTQWLAGLTIGAIVTGGWYVSGNLGFGENPDTLETVYFATNTRTIESLSFVAPLAYSLELLLMWTDKSLHLSFGIATALGVVLGSAAWALATRSFRWEGFASLQDLRDQLIGAMLMGFGGVTAMGCTVGQGLTGVSTLALGSFVALAGIVGGAAATLKYITWRAEREA comes from the coding sequence ATGGAGCTGGCCACCCAACCCGCCACCGTGGTGATCTGGGGCGGCTTCGCCCTCGCCTTCATCTTCGGGGCGGTCGCCAACCGCGCCAACTTCTGCACCATGGGCGCGGTATCCGATGTCGTCAACATGGGCCACTGGGGGCGCATGCGCATGTGGCTGCTGGCCATCGCGGTGGCCATCGTCGGCGCCAACCTGCTCGGCCATGCCGGGCTGATCGACCTGTCCAAGAGCATCTACCAGCGCCCGACGCTCAACTGGCTGTCGCTGCTGCTCGGCGGCGCGGTGTTCGGCGTGGGCATGTCGCTGGCCGGCGGCTGCGCCAACAAGAACCTGATCCGCGTCGGCGGCGGCAGCGTGCGCTCGCTGGTGGTGCTGACCTTCCTGGCCATCTCGGCCTACATGACGCTCAAGGGCCTGTTCGGCCAGTGGCGAGCCAGCTGGCTGGACCCGGTGTCGCTCGACCTCGCCCGCTTCGGGCTGAAGGACCAGAGCCTGGCGTCTATGCTCGCGAACGCCAGCGGCCTGGCGCCGAAGACCGCCCTGCTCGCGGTGATGGCCGCCGTCGCCGTGCCGCTGCTGCTGTTCGTCTTCATGGACCGGCGCTTCCGCGCCAACCCGACGCAGTGGCTCGCGGGCCTGACCATCGGCGCCATCGTCACCGGCGGCTGGTACGTATCGGGGAACCTGGGCTTCGGCGAGAACCCGGACACGCTGGAGACGGTCTACTTCGCCACCAACACGCGCACCATCGAGTCGCTCAGCTTCGTCGCGCCGCTGGCCTACAGCCTGGAGCTGCTGCTGATGTGGACCGACAAGTCGCTGCACCTGAGCTTCGGCATCGCCACCGCGCTGGGCGTGGTGCTCGGCTCCGCGGCCTGGGCGCTGGCCACGCGCAGCTTCCGCTGGGAAGGCTTCGCCTCGCTGCAGGACCTGCGTGACCAGCTGATCGGCGCCATGCTGATGGGCTTCGGCGGTGTCACCGCGATGGGCTGCACGGTGGGCCAGGGGCTCACCGGCGTGTCGACTCTGGCACTCGGCTCATTCGTCGCGCTGGCGGGCATCGTCGGCGGCGCCGCGGCCACGCTCAAGTACATCACCTGGCGGGCCGAGCGCGAGGCCTGA
- a CDS encoding DsrE/DsrF/DrsH-like family protein, whose amino-acid sequence MATKKMAIIATKGALDMAYPPLILASTAAALGWEVQVFFTFYGLQLLRKDLSGIAISPLANPAMPMPVPMPVIVSVLPGMQAMATSMMKAKMKKKGVASLTELRDLCQEAEVKFIACQMTVDLFEFDKADFIDGIEYGGAATFMKFAGETDVCLFI is encoded by the coding sequence ATGGCCACCAAGAAGATGGCGATCATCGCCACCAAGGGTGCGCTGGACATGGCGTACCCGCCGCTGATCCTGGCCTCCACCGCGGCAGCGCTGGGCTGGGAAGTGCAGGTGTTCTTCACCTTCTACGGCCTGCAGCTGCTGCGCAAGGACCTGAGCGGCATCGCCATCAGCCCGCTGGCCAACCCGGCCATGCCGATGCCCGTGCCCATGCCGGTGATCGTCTCGGTGCTGCCCGGCATGCAGGCCATGGCGACCTCGATGATGAAGGCGAAGATGAAGAAGAAGGGCGTGGCCTCGCTGACCGAGCTGCGCGACCTGTGCCAGGAAGCCGAGGTCAAGTTCATCGCCTGCCAGATGACGGTGGACCTGTTCGAGTTCGACAAGGCCGACTTCATCGACGGCATCGAGTACGGCGGCGCGGCGACCTTCATGAAGTTCGCTGGCGAGACCGACGTCTGCCTGTTCATCTGA
- a CDS encoding sulfurtransferase TusA family protein, with protein sequence MNFDKEFDASGLACPLPIVKTKKSLADMAPGQVLRVVATDPGSVCDMAAFAEQTGNALLESGSEGGKYVFFLRKA encoded by the coding sequence ATGAACTTCGACAAGGAATTCGACGCCTCGGGCCTCGCCTGCCCGTTGCCCATCGTCAAGACGAAGAAGTCGCTCGCCGACATGGCCCCGGGCCAGGTGCTGCGCGTCGTCGCCACCGACCCGGGCTCGGTGTGCGACATGGCAGCCTTTGCGGAACAGACCGGCAACGCGCTGCTCGAATCGGGCTCCGAAGGCGGCAAGTACGTGTTCTTCCTGCGCAAGGCCTGA
- the soxY gene encoding thiosulfate oxidation carrier protein SoxY: MQTRREMLTRSASVAAALAGLGLLPQAAQAAWSQAAFDAKTMGDLMKALGTSGPAESKDVTITGPDIAENGAVVPVGASTTLAGAKRMLLLVEKNPSMLAALFDVTDAVEPNISTRVKMGQSSNVIAVVITADNKVLFAQKEIKVTLGGCGG, encoded by the coding sequence ATGCAAACCCGTCGAGAAATGCTGACGCGCAGTGCGTCCGTGGCTGCCGCGCTGGCAGGGCTGGGGCTGCTGCCCCAGGCGGCGCAGGCGGCCTGGTCGCAGGCTGCGTTCGATGCCAAGACCATGGGCGACCTGATGAAGGCGCTGGGCACCTCGGGCCCCGCCGAGAGCAAGGACGTCACCATCACCGGCCCCGACATCGCCGAGAACGGCGCCGTGGTGCCGGTGGGCGCGTCGACCACGCTGGCCGGCGCCAAGCGCATGCTGCTGCTGGTCGAGAAGAACCCGTCGATGCTGGCGGCGCTGTTCGACGTCACCGATGCGGTGGAGCCCAACATCTCCACCCGCGTGAAGATGGGCCAGTCGTCCAACGTGATCGCCGTGGTGATCACCGCCGACAACAAGGTGCTCTTCGCGCAGAAGGAAATCAAGGTCACGCTCGGCGGCTGCGGCGGCTGA
- the soxZ gene encoding thiosulfate oxidation carrier complex protein SoxZ, whose protein sequence is MADPMRIRAQAAGDKTTVRVLMSHEMETGQRKDAAGKVVPAWFIQEITASHNGKPVMTAQWGPSVAKNPFLQFVIKGAKAGDKVTIGWVDNRGDKRSDEATVS, encoded by the coding sequence ATGGCAGATCCGATGCGCATCCGCGCCCAGGCCGCCGGTGACAAGACCACCGTACGCGTGCTGATGAGCCACGAGATGGAGACCGGCCAGCGCAAGGACGCCGCCGGCAAGGTGGTCCCCGCCTGGTTCATCCAGGAAATCACCGCCAGCCACAACGGCAAGCCGGTGATGACGGCCCAGTGGGGCCCGTCCGTCGCGAAGAACCCCTTCCTGCAGTTCGTCATCAAGGGCGCCAAGGCCGGCGACAAGGTGACGATCGGCTGGGTCGACAACCGCGGCGACAAGCGCAGCGACGAAGCCACGGTGTCCTGA
- a CDS encoding alpha/beta hydrolase, with protein sequence MIAAAVAATAGVFALRALAHWAILRGLRAPRLPHPAGEMAQGALPSSLRELHIAGPNGRRLFARLVLPAQHGHGPWPAVLAMHGWGANAGLMWPVVPPLRAAGFATLLLDARCHGRSDDEDFSSLPRFAEDIAAGLAWLRQQPEIAPDRIALLGHSVGAGAAILHASRQHDVRAVVSLSAFAHPREVMRRLLAQHHIPFTPIGWYVLRHVQRVIGTSFDAIAPLTTLPRVLCPVLLVHGRDDRTVPFDDALRLRAVSQGAELLALEGDHDLSATLAPRADVLVDFLKAACLPAKQD encoded by the coding sequence GTGATCGCCGCGGCGGTCGCGGCAACCGCCGGCGTCTTCGCCCTGCGGGCACTGGCCCACTGGGCGATCCTTCGGGGCCTGCGCGCGCCGCGCCTTCCGCACCCGGCGGGCGAGATGGCGCAGGGCGCCTTGCCCTCGTCGCTGCGAGAACTCCACATCGCCGGGCCCAACGGGAGGCGGCTTTTCGCCCGTCTCGTGCTGCCGGCGCAGCACGGCCATGGCCCCTGGCCGGCGGTGCTGGCGATGCACGGCTGGGGTGCCAACGCGGGGTTGATGTGGCCGGTCGTGCCGCCGCTGCGGGCCGCGGGATTCGCCACGCTGCTGCTCGACGCGCGCTGCCATGGTCGCAGCGACGACGAGGACTTCAGCTCGCTGCCACGCTTCGCCGAGGACATCGCCGCCGGCCTCGCATGGCTGCGGCAACAGCCGGAGATCGCACCCGACCGCATCGCGCTGCTGGGCCACTCGGTGGGCGCCGGCGCGGCGATCCTGCATGCCTCGCGACAGCACGATGTGCGTGCGGTCGTGAGTCTGTCGGCCTTCGCGCACCCGCGCGAGGTGATGCGCAGGCTGCTCGCCCAGCACCACATCCCGTTCACCCCGATCGGCTGGTACGTCCTGCGTCACGTGCAGCGGGTGATCGGCACCTCGTTCGATGCCATCGCCCCGCTGACCACCTTGCCTCGGGTGCTTTGCCCGGTCCTGCTCGTGCATGGCCGCGACGACCGAACGGTGCCGTTCGACGATGCATTGCGGCTGCGAGCCGTGTCGCAGGGTGCCGAGCTGCTGGCGCTCGAGGGCGATCACGACCTCAGCGCCACGCTCGCGCCTCGAGCCGACGTGCTCGTCGACTTCCTCAAGGCGGCTTGTTTGCCCGCCAAGCAGGACTGA
- a CDS encoding DUF4102 domain-containing protein: protein MIQLFRSSTVWVVDYRYEGRPRRWFKAYPAEADARELARAELADLYAHQAEIVAVRPATDEEERQYLHGDEPRNVLCPTGRSTRTTP, encoded by the coding sequence ATGATCCAGCTGTTCAGGAGCTCGACGGTCTGGGTCGTCGACTACCGATACGAAGGTCGCCCGCGGCGATGGTTCAAGGCCTACCCGGCCGAAGCCGATGCCCGCGAGCTTGCCCGGGCAGAGCTGGCGGATCTCTACGCGCACCAGGCGGAGATCGTGGCCGTCCGCCCGGCGACCGACGAGGAGGAGCGCCAGTACCTGCACGGGGACGAGCCGCGCAACGTGCTGTGCCCGACCGGACGCTCGACGCGCACCACCCCGTGA
- a CDS encoding rhodanese-like domain-containing protein: MNAGTATPAADPAALEISLPTSLELCRLGLATMIDIRQSFEIEMKGAIPDTVHIPMFEVKLMLGHTLTEDEQDILDAGQPKDIDAKTFFTMINQLHHGRDHLLLCICNSGRRSVTAASLLRSLGYPKALSVAGGFQAWKKLQAAPPA; this comes from the coding sequence ATGAACGCAGGCACTGCCACGCCGGCCGCGGACCCGGCAGCGCTCGAGATCTCGCTGCCCACGTCGCTGGAGCTGTGCAGGCTCGGGCTGGCCACCATGATCGACATCCGACAATCGTTCGAGATCGAGATGAAGGGCGCCATTCCCGATACTGTGCACATCCCGATGTTCGAGGTGAAGCTGATGCTCGGCCACACGCTGACCGAGGACGAACAAGACATCCTGGACGCCGGGCAACCGAAGGACATCGACGCGAAGACCTTCTTCACGATGATCAACCAGCTGCACCACGGCAGGGACCATCTGCTCCTGTGCATCTGCAACAGCGGGCGGCGCAGCGTGACGGCGGCCTCGCTGCTGCGCTCGCTGGGTTACCCGAAGGCGCTCTCGGTGGCGGGTGGATTCCAGGCCTGGAAGAAGCTGCAGGCCGCCCCGCCCGCATGA
- a CDS encoding DUF302 domain-containing protein, with amino-acid sequence MYGFTTTLKGLSFDAALARTIEALKVEGFGVLSDIDVQRAMKDKLQVEMPPYRILGACNPPLAHQALQAEPDIGLLLPCNVIVREQSPGTVVVGFLDPQTMVGLVGRDEIKPVADAAEARLRRACASLGGA; translated from the coding sequence ATGTATGGATTCACCACGACCCTGAAGGGTCTGTCATTCGACGCCGCGCTGGCGCGAACCATCGAGGCGCTGAAGGTCGAAGGCTTCGGCGTCCTGAGCGACATCGACGTGCAGCGTGCCATGAAGGACAAACTGCAGGTCGAGATGCCACCCTATCGCATCCTCGGCGCGTGCAACCCTCCCCTGGCCCATCAGGCCCTGCAGGCCGAGCCCGACATCGGCCTGCTGCTGCCCTGCAACGTCATCGTCCGCGAGCAGTCGCCCGGCACCGTGGTCGTGGGTTTCCTGGATCCGCAGACGATGGTCGGCCTGGTCGGCCGCGACGAGATCAAGCCCGTGGCCGACGCGGCGGAAGCACGCCTGCGCCGCGCCTGCGCCAGCCTGGGTGGCGCATGA